A genome region from Brassica oleracea var. oleracea cultivar TO1000 chromosome C2, BOL, whole genome shotgun sequence includes the following:
- the LOC106323087 gene encoding uncharacterized protein LOC106323087 isoform X3 — protein MNFRGGCCIARYGGSGGGDMSKVDRIMLRYRPIAPRPDSGGSSSPPLDSVSPNSRRGKRKYSKENSSSSGSGGGSVNSNGNSKRRRNEEAKNGSETVTLPLLPETPERRKEPPRVLVPSPEFGAAASSWLSFGDDGRYKAAKKSLDLTEGLLTARTETVVSSLLTVECVTEGEYELGCTDEEKKMNLERDTCPGFISDGLGRVVWTNGSYRDLVIGKDKCCSKMSVWLVMKEKPLLTKRTFTCRMRLQYTCRDNEVSSIISPCDGWKMNDGGFAWRLDVNAALFLGR, from the exons ATGAACTTCCGGGGAGGCTGTTGTATAGCGAGATACGGAGGCAGTGGTGGTGGTGATATGTCAAAGGTGGATAGGATTATGCTCCGGTACCGTCCGATTGCTCCGAGACCAGATTCCGGCGGATCTTCTTCGCCGCCGTTGGATTCCGTATCGCCCAATTCGCGGAGAGGAAAGAGAAAATATTCGAAAGAGAACAGTAGCAGCAGCGGCAGCGGCGGGGGATCTGTTAACAGTAACGGCAACAGTAAACGGAGGAGAAACGAAGAGGCTAAGAACGGATCTGAGACTGTGACGTTGCCTCTTCTTCCCGAGACTCCTGAGAGGAGGAAGGAACCGCCTAGGGTTTTGGTGCCTTCGCCGGAGTTCGGTGCAGCGGCGTCTTCGTGGTTGAGTTTCGGAGATGACGGACGTTATAAAGCGGCAAAGAAGAGTTTAGATCTGACGGAGGGATTACTAACGGCGAGAACGGAAACAGTTGTGTCGTCGTTGTTAACGGTAGAGTGCGTAACGGAGGGGGAGTACGAGTTAGGGTGTACGGACGAGGAGAAGAAGATGAATCTGGAGAGAGACACGTGTCCTGGTTTTATATCGGACGGTTTAGGGAGAGTCGTTTGGACGAATGGTTCGTACAGAGATTTGGTGATTGGGAAGGACAAGTGTTGCAGTAAGATGAGTGTGTGGCTGGTGATGAAGGAGAAGCCTTTGCTAACGAAACGGACGTTCACATGTAGAATGAGACTGCAGTACACGTGTCGTGATAACGAAGTGAGTTCGATTATTTCGCCTTGTGATGGTTGGAAGATGAATGACGGTGGCTTCGCGTGGCGGCTTGACGTTAACGCTGCACTTTTTCTTGGCCG GTAG
- the LOC106323087 gene encoding uncharacterized protein LOC106323087 isoform X1, which translates to MNFRGGCCIARYGGSGGGDMSKVDRIMLRYRPIAPRPDSGGSSSPPLDSVSPNSRRGKRKYSKENSSSSGSGGGSVNSNGNSKRRRNEEAKNGSETVTLPLLPETPERRKEPPRVLVPSPEFGAAASSWLSFGDDGRYKAAKKSLDLTEGLLTARTETVVSSLLTVECVTEGEYELGCTDEEKKMNLERDTCPGFISDGLGRVVWTNGSYRDLVIGKDKCCSKMSVWLVMKEKPLLTKRTFTCRMRLQYTCRDNEVSSIISPCDGWKMNDGGFAWRLDVNAALFLGRSSSYKFSTYQWAITVVFH; encoded by the exons ATGAACTTCCGGGGAGGCTGTTGTATAGCGAGATACGGAGGCAGTGGTGGTGGTGATATGTCAAAGGTGGATAGGATTATGCTCCGGTACCGTCCGATTGCTCCGAGACCAGATTCCGGCGGATCTTCTTCGCCGCCGTTGGATTCCGTATCGCCCAATTCGCGGAGAGGAAAGAGAAAATATTCGAAAGAGAACAGTAGCAGCAGCGGCAGCGGCGGGGGATCTGTTAACAGTAACGGCAACAGTAAACGGAGGAGAAACGAAGAGGCTAAGAACGGATCTGAGACTGTGACGTTGCCTCTTCTTCCCGAGACTCCTGAGAGGAGGAAGGAACCGCCTAGGGTTTTGGTGCCTTCGCCGGAGTTCGGTGCAGCGGCGTCTTCGTGGTTGAGTTTCGGAGATGACGGACGTTATAAAGCGGCAAAGAAGAGTTTAGATCTGACGGAGGGATTACTAACGGCGAGAACGGAAACAGTTGTGTCGTCGTTGTTAACGGTAGAGTGCGTAACGGAGGGGGAGTACGAGTTAGGGTGTACGGACGAGGAGAAGAAGATGAATCTGGAGAGAGACACGTGTCCTGGTTTTATATCGGACGGTTTAGGGAGAGTCGTTTGGACGAATGGTTCGTACAGAGATTTGGTGATTGGGAAGGACAAGTGTTGCAGTAAGATGAGTGTGTGGCTGGTGATGAAGGAGAAGCCTTTGCTAACGAAACGGACGTTCACATGTAGAATGAGACTGCAGTACACGTGTCGTGATAACGAAGTGAGTTCGATTATTTCGCCTTGTGATGGTTGGAAGATGAATGACGGTGGCTTCGCGTGGCGGCTTGACGTTAACGCTGCACTTTTTCTTGGCCG CTCAAGCAGTTATAAATTCTCGACTTATCAATGGGCGATAACAGTTGTCTTCCATTGA
- the LOC106323087 gene encoding uncharacterized protein LOC106323087 isoform X2 → MNFRGGCCIARYGGSGGGDMSKVDRIMLRYRPIAPRPDSGGSSSPPLDSVSPNSRRGKRKYSKENSSSSGSGGGSVNSNGNSKRRRNEEAKNGSETVTLPLLPETPERRKEPPRVLVPSPEFGAAASSWLSFGDDGRYKAAKKSLDLTEGLLTARTETVVSSLLTVECVTEGEYELGCTDEEKKMNLERDTCPGFISDGLGRVVWTNGSYRDLVIGKDKCCSKMSVWLVMKEKPLLTKRTFTCRMRLQYTCRDNEVSSIISPCDGWKMNDGGFAWRLDVNAALFLGR, encoded by the coding sequence ATGAACTTCCGGGGAGGCTGTTGTATAGCGAGATACGGAGGCAGTGGTGGTGGTGATATGTCAAAGGTGGATAGGATTATGCTCCGGTACCGTCCGATTGCTCCGAGACCAGATTCCGGCGGATCTTCTTCGCCGCCGTTGGATTCCGTATCGCCCAATTCGCGGAGAGGAAAGAGAAAATATTCGAAAGAGAACAGTAGCAGCAGCGGCAGCGGCGGGGGATCTGTTAACAGTAACGGCAACAGTAAACGGAGGAGAAACGAAGAGGCTAAGAACGGATCTGAGACTGTGACGTTGCCTCTTCTTCCCGAGACTCCTGAGAGGAGGAAGGAACCGCCTAGGGTTTTGGTGCCTTCGCCGGAGTTCGGTGCAGCGGCGTCTTCGTGGTTGAGTTTCGGAGATGACGGACGTTATAAAGCGGCAAAGAAGAGTTTAGATCTGACGGAGGGATTACTAACGGCGAGAACGGAAACAGTTGTGTCGTCGTTGTTAACGGTAGAGTGCGTAACGGAGGGGGAGTACGAGTTAGGGTGTACGGACGAGGAGAAGAAGATGAATCTGGAGAGAGACACGTGTCCTGGTTTTATATCGGACGGTTTAGGGAGAGTCGTTTGGACGAATGGTTCGTACAGAGATTTGGTGATTGGGAAGGACAAGTGTTGCAGTAAGATGAGTGTGTGGCTGGTGATGAAGGAGAAGCCTTTGCTAACGAAACGGACGTTCACATGTAGAATGAGACTGCAGTACACGTGTCGTGATAACGAAGTGAGTTCGATTATTTCGCCTTGTGATGGTTGGAAGATGAATGACGGTGGCTTCGCGTGGCGGCTTGACGTTAACGCTGCACTTTTTCTTGGCCGGTGA